The Oryctolagus cuniculus chromosome 12, mOryCun1.1, whole genome shotgun sequence genomic interval GGTGCCAGGAAATCAGGAAACGACTTTCCACCAGAGAGGCGGCACAAGCACGGGTTTCAATGAGTCAGCaagattttctttgtttgaattcttttttttaatcaacaagATCAAATGTAAtctaatttctttaaattatttccacAACAGCATACTTGAGGTAACGCTTCTGCAACACTGTTAGTgagcctttttctcttttttttttttttttttttttttttgacaggcagagtggacagtgagagagagagacagagagaaaggtcttcctttgccattggttcaccctccaatggccgctgcggccggcgcgctgcgctgatccgaagccaggagccaggtacttctcctggtctcccatggggtgcagggcccaaggacttgggccatcctccactgcactcccgggccacagcagagagctggcctggaagaggggcaaccaggacagaatccggtgccctgaccgggactagaacccggtgtgccggcgctgcaaggcggaggattagcctagtgagccgcagcgccggccgcctttttctcttttttaaagatttatttatttatttgaaaagcagagttacagagagacaaagaaagaggtcttccatgcactggttcactcctcaaatggccgcaacagctagggctgggccaggttgaagccaggagcatggaactccatccgggtctcccatgtgggcggcaggggctcaaggacttggcccatcctctgctgccttcccaggcgcatcagcagggagctggttcggaagaagagcagtcgggacttgaaccagtgctcacatgctggcattgcaggtggccgcttaacccactgtgccatgacaccagaCCTAGTGAGCTTTTCACTGTCCCTACATCGTAGAGCACACCCCATGCCTGTGTCGTCACGGGTTGACATCATGCATTTCAAAAGATGTCCATCCATGATACAACATTTCCAACTCTTGAGGAATATCCTTGGGTGGTTAATTATTCCGGACAAGAAGAGAGCTTTATAAAGACGGAGACATCTGTTAGTGTGTAACAGTGTAGAATTGACAAGTGAGATCCCACTATAGGGACATGACTGTGGCTAAATAACGTACAGTTTCCTTAGATGAGGACTAATTTATATGACAAATTGAAGCTAGAAAAGGTTAGGGAATATTTATGAAGTTaagaaaaagaggggctggcgctgtggcacagtaggttaatccttcacctgtggcaccagcatcccatatgggcggcggttggaatcctggctgctcctcttccgatccagctctctgctgtggcctggagatggcccaagtccttgggcccctgcacctgtgtgggagaatcagaggaggcgcctggctcctggctttggatccacacagctctggccgttgcggccatctggggagtgaaccagcggatggaagacctttctgctgttccctctcactgcctgtaactctacctgttaaataaatgaaatcttaaaaaaaaataaaagaaatcacagTTACtgatgagtatatatatatatatatatctatatctccaTATGgaagtaaatatatatgtgtgttccAAAGAAACACAGATTGAAATACAGTTAGTGAAAAACAATTGTGCTGgtttccagttttttgttttgttttagatttatttatttgaaaggcagagagaaggaggtcttccatctgctggttcactccccaaatggctgcaatggccagagctgggccaggcccaagccaggagccaggagcctcttccaggtctcccatgcgggtgcagggcccaagcacttgggcatcttccactgctatcccaggccacagcagagagctggatcggaagtagagcagctgagacttaacctgctatgccacagcgcgcgcgcggcggcgggggggcggggggggcgggggggggctgcAGTCTTCTTTAATGACATCGCACaggatgaaaatgaataaaggaaACAAGTTTTAGGGCgaatttgaattttaaagagaatttatttaatttgaaggtTCAGTTTTTAACACTCTGCCATGTTCACGCCGTAGGTAGATACTCCGTACTACACAGACACactatttttttcccttgaaaacaGGGATCGCGATGTTACAAAACCTGGGCTTCATGACAACAGTTGTGGAAGGAAGGATGTATTGTCCCATACGGGTACCATTCAGTGAGGCGGGATTTCCTTAATCAGACATGAAAGAGAGCTCCTGAGGAGGAAGGCttggagaggaagagatggggaaGATTCTAGAATGCTGCGCTGCCGTGGGAGGAGCAAGGTGCAAAGCCCGAGGTCTGCGTAAGAAGAGCCGCCGGGCACGTGCTGGTCCTCCCGGCCCGAGACTCGGGCTTCAGCCACGGTGCCTCCAGGGCGGCACCCGAGAAGCCGGGGTGCCAACTCCCCTCGGCCTTCCTGGTCTGGGGCGCCCGCCCGTCTCAGCGCTGCCAAACAGGAGCACCCGCCTGCCTGTAGCAGGGGCTCGCTCAGTACGCCCCTCCCCACCGCACTCACAAAGGTGCAGTGTGGCCTGGGCTCCCTCCTGCCCGGCCTAGGGGACCCGCGATCTCCCGCAATTCGCCCCAGTGCCCAGGCCTGCGTTGGAccgggcagggaggggaaggctGGGCGCACAGGGGAAAGGTACGAACCGGGGATGAGCAGAGAGTGTCCCCCGTCCCCCAGcggccccactcccaccccccacttGAACTTCACATTGTGGAtattttcaaacacacacacacagcgatcCCCTAAGTTCCCACCGCCCAGTTCCCCCAGCTCTCTCCCAGCACGCCTCTGCAAAGCAGGATGTGTCGCCGGCCCAAGCGCACAGGCCTGCACCCCGGGAGGCTAGGGGACCGAGAGGGGCGCGGGTGGGCGGGGagccgggccggggccgcggggggcgggggcggggcctggggggcgGGCCCGGGGCCGGGCGCGGCGGGGGGCGCTCTCCCCGTGACTCAAGGCGCGCGCGGCCGGGCGCACCGCGCCAGTCTCCGCCTCGCAGCTCCCAGTgcgcccgccgcgccgccgcTGCCCGAGCCCGCGCCGCcttcccgccgccgccgccgccgccgccaccgccaccaTGCCCAACTTCGCCGGCACCTGGAAGATGCGCAGCAGCGAGAATTTCGACGAGCTGCTCAAGGCGCTGGGTGAGCGGGCGCCGGGGGAGGCGCGGGAAGCGGCCCCGAGATGCCCCGCACGCGGAGAGGGTGGGCGTTGGGGAACCCCGGGGCAGGGGGCGATCGCTCGTTCCGTTTCCAGGCTTACCCGGTGCCGGAGCGGCGCGCGGAGCCCAGGACCCCCGACGCTGGGCGCGCGTTCGCTGCATGGGCGGCGCCTCCCCCGACGGCTCGGCCTTTATCCCGTTCTAGACAGGCGGCTTTAACTCGGGGGACCCTGTTTTGAGAACAGGCTCTGCCCCGAATGCACCGTGCGGGGGAGCTGGCCGCCTTCTCCGAACCTCAGTTTCGTAGCCCGAAGGAAACCGAGCGAGGGCACGGGGGCGCGTGGATCCCCAGTGCCAAGACGGACGGCTCGGGGACCGGAACCTAACGGGTCCGGGGctgggcggcgggcggcgggcaaGACCCTGGGGCCCGAACCAGCGACGCCGCCTGCCCTTGCCCGCGCAGGTGTGAACGCCATGCTGAGGAAGGTGGCCGTGGCGGCCGCGTCCAAGCCGCACGTGGAGATCCGCCAGGACGGAGACCAGTTCTACATCAAGACCTCCACCACGGTGCGCACCACCGAGATCAACTTCAAGGTCGGAGAAGGCTTCGAGGAGGAGACGGTGGACGGGCGCAAGTGCAGGGTGAGGCCCCCGCGGAGCCCGCGCGCCGTGCCTGGGGCCCGCTTCGGCCACGGGAAGCCGTGGCCCGGCGCCGTCCGCCCGTGGCGCGCCCTCCTTGCAGGGCGTGTGCACGGGCTGTCGGTTGTGAAACCTGGCTGTCCAGGGCTCAGGAGAACGCCCCACCCCCGTTCGCCCGCCGCCGCGTCCCTAAGCCGCCTCCTAGGTGCTGCGGGCGGCTCTGCGCCCCGCGCTGCGTCTTTGCGGGGCGCGGGAGCAGGAGGGCCGCGCTCTCGCCTCCGTTTCCTGTTGCAGGTGGAGCCTCGGCTCTCGCGTCCCGCCTCGCGGGTCCCCGGGGCCGCCAGGGACCGCTCGGCTTCCATTTCCAGCGGTCCCGACGGCCCCAGCACGCCTCCCAGCTCGCCCGAAGTCAGGTTCCTTAAAAGAATGGTGCAATGGTTGCGAAAGCGACTGCGGCTTCTGGCTGGGAAGATGGGCTCAGGGCCCCTCTCGGAGTGGTCAAGGGCGGGGTTATTAAATTTCTGCAGAGGGCTGAGCAAGTGGGCTGAAGCAAGGGGGTGtagagtcctttttttttttttttttttttttttattgtaagagCAAGCATTGCATTTGGTGAGGCGtcacttattttaaaagcaacagCACCTCTCCGTGCCTTTCCCCGGGGTTTTAAGAGTCAGTTCCCCAGGGTAGATagttcctctctcctttcctgagGGGTGTCAGTCTGCCCGGGTACCCCCCGGGCCTGGGACCTCCTGGAGACACAGCCCGCAGGAGCAGGCTGACCCACGGGGGCCGTCGTCTTTGGCTCCTGGAATTGGTGTAACCTGAAAATGATGTCTAGGCTGCGGGGTCTGAGGCCGGCGTCTCTGTGGTTGGCAAGCAACAAAAGAGCAGCTGGGCATTGttagagagaggggctggggagagggctgggcaGGCGCAGGATTTGGGGGACGTTCAATGTGGCCACTGCCAGGGAGGGTGACCCCGGTTTAAAAACAATCACCGAACCCAAAGGGTCACACGGAGTCTGCACAGTGAGGCTGttaccctgcccctcccctcccccgctgcaTCCTGCGTGTAAGTTAAAAAGTGGTTTTGTGCACATTCAgcactgccccacccccgccctgcccagccgtaccccaccccccacacacatgcTCCAGGAATCCACATTAACATTTTTCTAGAAGGATGTACCCCGGGAGGTGCAAGGGCTCCTATCCTGGGAGCCTGAGACATGGGCTGACCCTGGCAGGCTGCACGCTCCATCTGACGGGGCACAAAACGTGGCCCCCAAATCCATGCATGGAGCCTTGACCGCGATGTAAAACGTGGCGGTTCTGATGTGACAGTTCCTGTCATCAGCATTCAGCTCGCTTCGGGCAGAGTCGGTTTTGACATAAATGAGTCCTGGCTTGCATCCTCAAGGCTTTGCTGCTCCAGTGGCTCTGCGTgcgcgtgtgtgcatgcatgcatacatgtgtgtgtgcatatgtgtgcgtgcgtgcataCATGTGCGTGCGTGtatacgtgtgtgcatgtgtgtgcgtgcatgtgtgtgcgtgcgtgcatgcctgtgtgtgtaagCCACAAGGTGCATTCCCACCCCATACAATCCACAAGTAGCCCCCTGAACGTGGGCCCCGGAAGGCTCAGCCGAGAAGCCCTTGTGCCCCGGGGACGGGGAGCCTGTGTTGCTTCCCACGCTGCCATCATTCTCCCGCGTTCGTTGTTGCCGCCGCTCCCGCTGGCTGCTGGGACCCTCATTCCCGTCACTAACGGGTTTCCTACCGACAGAGTTTACCCACCTGGGAGAATGAAAACAAGATCCACTGCACGCAGACCCTCCTGGAGGGCGATGGCCCCAAGACCTACTGGACCCGCGAGCTGGCCAACGACGAGCTCATCCTGGTGAGGGCCCTTTGACCTGGAAGCAATCCCCATGCTCTGGGGCGTGTGGGGCGGAGGGAGGGTGGTTTGCCCCCTTGGGGGTGGGCCACAGAGTCATGCTGGGCTTGGGCCGCCTGTTCAGAGAAACACATGGTTTGCCCTGGGTTAAAACTGAGCAAGATGACGGTGGCTTGGGTCGGAGAAGTTATTGTTAGAGGGTTGAGAGCAGAGGGGCTGAAATATCCCCAGCCAAACAAAAGACCGGCGGTggggaggccaggctgcagaCCCCCGTAGTTTGGTTACACATCTCCTCCCGCAGAGGCTGGGTGGAAAGACAGACAAACCCGGTCCTGCTTCCTTTGTGTCTCTGAGCTCACTGAGctttccccgcccccacccccactaaaGACGGGAAGGGCTCTTGTGGGCAGCCGGGAAATCCCATTCTCCTTGCCCGTCCCCTCTAGTTCCGCCTGCCCGGCCTGACTTAGCGAGCGTCACCCCCAAAATGTCGGGCGTGGGAGCCAGCGAGGTGTGCCAGGGAGGGCTCCCCTGCTGGGACCTGCGCAGGGACCTCACTTCCCGGGCGCCATCCTCCTGCTGGAAAATTAGGGGTTGAGCTGGAGTCTGAGCCCCGAGGTCCCTTGGAGCCCTGAAATTACATGTTTGCATGCAAGGAGCCCTCCGTGGAGCTGAATCTGTGTTACCGTAGCTGCTCGCTCGCGCTCGCTCTCCTCCTTCCCGGGGATGATTTAAAACGCTTTCTGCTTTCATCACGATGATGTTGTTTCCAGAGAAACATGGGGTTTGGGGGGTGGTTTGAGGCTAAGGATCTCTCCTGGCACCAACCAGAGACAGCAGAGAGGGGGCCGACGAGAAAGTTCCTGAGCGGAGCTGAGGGTTAAGAAGGACCCGTTTGCTGCGAGCAGGTGCGATTTTTTTTAAGCTCAGTAGTACCTGAGCAGCCGGCATCACAGGCCAAACTCTGCCAGAAACGCCCACTGGTTCCCaatcctccccctttctctcccccctcctctctctctcctctcactctctcctctcactctctcctctctctctctctcctctctctctctctctctcgcctctctctctcctctctctctcctctctctctctcctctctcctctctctctctcctctctcctctctctctcccctctctctccctcctctctctcctctctctctcctctcattctctctcctctctctctcctctctctctctctctctctctctctctctctctctctctctcacacacacacacacacacactgtctcccCACAATTCTACACAGGCGTCCTCCCCCGGCTCAGGCTCAGCCAACATATATACAAGTCTCAAAGGAAGCATTAACTCTTGGCATTTGGGATCCAGAACGTGGGCTTTTGTTTCAAGGATTATTATCATTAATAAATCTAAAACGCAGGCCGATGCAATCTCCATGTAATGAGATGTGAATTATTCTAGTTAAGTTGAAATAAGCTCTTCCCGTGCCAGCCATAAATTACCCCTGGGCCCTAAGTTGCCTTCCTTTGAAAACTGAGTCTACCCCCTCAAAGCACTCTGGAATATTCTACAGAGAGTTTCTTTCGGGAACCTTGCTAGCATAGTTTACAGGCAGAGAAATCCATTTTCAAATGTGGCTGGAAGTACGCTGATTTCTTCTCTTGGGCGAAGCCTTTTGTTACCCCACGAGCTGTCAGAGCGCTCCAGTGGTTAGGCTGCGGCGTCGGATCGCACGCCTTGGAGAGTTCTGGAGAACTGGCCTGGCTCGGAGAGGCGCAGGCATTAGAGATGGGGATTAAGGGGGAGGGGGCTCTtgccctctggcccagccccacgcaCAATCCCCCTGCACACAGAATCCTCTGTGATCTCTACCCTGGAAGCAATTACAGCCGTGCCGGCCCACTCGGGGGGATCCCCAGTGTGCAAACACGCTCGAGATGGCATGTGCCGCCTTAGCGCTCACGGAGGATGAGACGGGTTTTCCCGGAACACACGTGCTGGGACGATGTCCTTGCCAATGTCCCTGAGTGCACCCCCGACCCCCGAGGGCTCTGGGGCTGAGAGTCTGCAGTCCCCGGCTGACCTCACTCAGCCCTCGGTGAGGTGTCCTGTCCTGCACCCCGGCTGCTCTGAGAACCTGGACGGGTGGAACCTCCCAGCCGAGAAATGTCCTTGGACCTGTGCAGAGAAAAACCGCCCCATGGCAGGCGGCAGACTTTGCAGAGTTGttggtttctgtgttttgtttttgtttttgtttgtttgtttttttttttttttctaacgtGCACATTGCTTTCCATGGGAGAGTCCCAGGAGAGCAGGCCTGGGAGTCATCGCTGGGTATTGGAAAAGCCGAGATAACGGCTGCAGTCTCGTTTCAGGGAGCCAGAAGAAAAATGTCCTCCTACCTCTGTGGGATGATTCTGGTCCAGCACGCCAACAAAGAGTGTTAACTGCAAGGGCCTTGGCGATCATCTTGTTCCATCCCCCGGCTCCCCGCCCTGCCTGCCCTAGACGGGCTGGGGGAGGCACAGAGTTGCCCCAGCTTACCCAGCTGTCGGTGGCTGGAGGGACAGAATGTGTACGTAGCCCACGCACACCCTCCTGATGCCTTAGTCTTCTTTAGTGCTAGCACCTGACATAAGGGAACGCCGTGTAGCTAGAACTATCTGTTGTGTACAGTCATGCCTTTTTTACCCCCGCCCCCACAAATATTTTTGGTCGGTGCTTGGTAGAATTTATGGGTCTGGAACCCACGGATAAGGAGAGCCAGGGGTACTTAGTCAGCATTCCGGGCCGATAGCTGCTTCCTGGAAAGCAGTGTTGGTGCTGATCCCAAAGCAGTCCCATCTGGCTGTTCCGCGCCAGACCTCCTGGCCCCAACTCCTCACTCTCCTGAAGCCACAGAAAAATCCAGAACCGTCCCCCTGCTTTCAGTCTAACTCCAAAGCCCAAGCCGGGGAGGTGGCATCCCTCTGGACACGCCCAGGTTCCAGAAGCAGAGGACATCTGTGCAGGACACAGGGCCGTGGGGACAAAGCCCCCGAAAACCCTGGGCGCACCGGAAATGGAGCGCCTGTCCCGGAGCTGTCCACAGGGCAGCTGGCCGCCGGCTCTGCCCACGCCTTCAGCACTCTGCACGGCCCTCTGCCCTcattgcttctccttttctctcctccccccgcAGACCTTCGGCGCCGACGACGTGGTCTGCACGAGGATTTACGTCCGGGAGTGAAGGTGGCCGGTTTGGGCCTGCTCGTGAGACAGGATGCAGCCCTCCCCGAGGAAGGGGTCATAGGTGTGGGCTCCAGCCGCCCGTCCCGACCCTGTGAACGATAGATGACCCCCTTTGCCCCCGACAGTGTTGTAGTGCCCccttgccccctccctgccccctccgaGTCTCCTGTCTCGCTGGTGCTCTGTAGTTTCTCATTTGCATGGTTTCCTCCGTCATTAAACTGCTTTGACACCGCTcaaggctcctctctgctctAGATCGGCCCTCGGTTCCcacgcgggggtggggggtgttccATGCCCCCTGGTTCGGTTCGGCGGTGTGGTGCTTCCGCCTGCATTGGCTGTGCAAGGGGGGCACCCCCAAGCTGGCTGGAGGCGGCGGGCAGGTCCAGCTGGGGTGGGACCTCACGGCTGGCTTTTCGGTGGAATGAGTTGGCGTGGGTGGCTGCCAGCGGGGGAGAGAAGGCACCTTCCAAAGGCACGATTGAGCAAGGGACCGTTTGCCAGGGCAATTACAAGACGCAAAGAACCAGGCAGGGATGGGGAGGCCCCCAGAGACGGGCCAGACAGACCACCAGTGCCATCACTTGGGAGAGGGGCCGCCCTGGAGGACAGGGAGGGCTGCCGCTGGGACCCACGTGGCCCACGTGTGGGGTGAGAGGGGGCGTGGCCTGGAACGGGGGACAGGCGCTCTGCCCTCCCACCTTTCACTCTCTGATCCACCTAACTGTCACACCAGCTGGATCTGGGGCCAAGACGCCGGGGAGTAGCagggaggccggggtgggggaggggctgaatgTGTCAGTGGACATTAACCCACAGCCTGGCCAGCTTTTAGATGTGAAAACCAGGCGGGTCCATCAGCATTTCTGTTTCCTTCCGAGACAAACGGGAAATCAGGCATGCCTGCACTTAGCCGCTGGCTCAGCAGCTCCCGCGTTGGAGAGGGAAGGCGCACGCCCTCTGCCTCCCCACGGGCCCCAGCCCTCGTTTGCGCCCCTGCCTGGTTTCTCCCCTCGCAGACACAAGGGCTCTGTGCAGAGCCAGGTCAGACTCGGCTGCCAGCAGGGCGTGGCTGGGGACAAACCCGGAGGAGGCCCTCGAAGGCCCAGGGGCAGCCCCGAGTGTGAATGAGGTCATGCTCCCCCCAAATCCTCatgcctcccacctccccagaccGCACCCCACCGCCTGCCCCGGAACTCTCTCAGGAGGGGGCTCCTATGGGACCTGGGGTGCCTCTCGCACCGGGCCTGCTTGATGGGGCTCTGTGGGTCACT includes:
- the CRABP1 gene encoding cellular retinoic acid-binding protein 1 encodes the protein MPNFAGTWKMRSSENFDELLKALGVNAMLRKVAVAAASKPHVEIRQDGDQFYIKTSTTVRTTEINFKVGEGFEEETVDGRKCRSLPTWENENKIHCTQTLLEGDGPKTYWTRELANDELILTFGADDVVCTRIYVRE